In Camelus dromedarius isolate mCamDro1 chromosome 16, mCamDro1.pat, whole genome shotgun sequence, the genomic stretch tgtctggtGAATCTGCTGTGGAAACAATGCGAAAATACATCACCTCTAAGAAGGGGTTTCAGAGCACGTGGCCGTCATTTGTAACAATCACGGGTCTGTCAGGGGCCTGACGGACATCCTGGAACCACGTAAACGTGAGAAGCCAGCGGGGTAGCTACTACTATCCTTGGGTGGGTCTGTTTTCGGTTGTTGTGGTTCTGTTCCCAGAGGAAGCAGCTCAGGCTCGGACAGCCCGCTGGCTCGTTTTTACGAGAGGTGGACCAGCGCGGCCACGAACTCAGGACGCACCGCCTCGCCGGGGTCTCCAGGCAGTGGGGTGAGCCAGCTCCCACCGaggccccagctccctcctgggTCCCGGGATCTGAGAGCCCTTGGAGGCTcagaggaagtgcagagagttgaTACGCATGTAGCGGGAGAAGAGCACGTAGAGGCGGCGGAACCAGAGCAGCTGGCTGCGGTGGCGGGACATGGCTCTCTGCAATGAGGGCCGGAGGCAGGCGTGAGCAGGGCGGGCCCTCCCCGCCCCTggcctccctccacccacacctcctgcctccgccccacctcctaAAACCCACTGTGACAATGGCGGTGCAGGGACGCTGCCCCGCACGACAGTTAACAGCCCTGGGAGTGAAGTACGACTGTTACTGCTCTTTGCTTCTCATAGACAAGGAAACGCATCAGTCCCACAGCAGGGCGGCAGTGACGCTGATGCCCGAGCCCAGGCCGTCAGGTGGGCTCTGCCCtcgatgttcttttttttttttttttttttttaaatttcttttctttttttggtgtgggGAGAAGACATCTAACATCTGTTACTATTGCTTCTCAGAAAAGTTACAGCCGTTAACACACCTGTTTCATTTAACAGCCCAGCGATGGGTTCTGGCCTTTGACCCTTTCCGCTCCGCTAgcaaaaatgttataaataaaaactaactCACATCTTTGCTAGAGAAGTCACAGGCTAGGCCTCCTCGGCGGCCTTCTTTACACAGAGGGTGTACTGAGGTAGCAGTGATAACCCTGCGGGGTGGGACTGCAGGTAAGGTTTATGaatcattttactttcttcttgcttttcGATAGAGCCAGATCTTCTACACTGAGCATGtattgttatttcctttttttttcagagtgtGTTATTCCTATAATCAGAACAGCCCACGGCCCCCAAGGTCCAGCTGCAGGCAGGCACCCAGCGACCCACAtggacctgggggtggggctgggggtcccgGGGCCTGGACCTGGAGGCGGGGGTGCAGGAGGGACCACAGTCCTCACCTGGGCCTGGGCCACCTCTCCGCGGCTGAGCACGAAGAGGACATGCGGGGCGCGCAGCAGGCAGCAGGGCAGGTCCAGCAGGGACAGGTACTTGCGCAGCAGGCTCACTGACTGGAGCGTGAGCACGGAGCACCCtgcggggagagggcagggggccgAGCTGCTCCCAGGCACACCTCCCGAGTCCCCACCCGCCCCGGGGCTCGGGCCAGGGCAGCGCCGCCCGCGCAGTTGCCTGGTGATGCCATGGCGCCAAAGCTGCTCTTGGGCCACCGTTGTCACAGATGGGAGGGGTGAAAGGCCTTGGGACTCCCGGCCCGCCTccgcctgctctgtgccctgcgAGCGAAGGTCGGTTGCTAGAGGCTGGGGTCTGGCTGCGTCAGGGCCGGGAAAGGGGACGGAGACAGGAATTCCTGTCCTGGAGGCCAGAGACCTGGTTCCTGCTTGTCACCGAGCAACTGCAGGCTTGGGAAAGTTCTTCCACCCccgtgagcctcagtttcctcgtctgtaaggTGGTATTGGTAGTGAGCATGGGACCTGCCTGTCTCCGGGGCCTGACACAGAATCAAACACGCTGGAGTCCCACTCTTAAGCTCTGGCAGCTCCAGCAGCACGTCTGCCCACCCAGAAAGGGCGCACTGCCTGTGTGTGCACTGCCCGGCCCTCGGCGCTCCTGGGACGCTGCCTCTCTCCCCTTAGACAGACGCTGGCTCGGAGAGGCCAGGCACTGGTGTCGCACAGTGACTGGCCAAGTGGGTCCCCCACGTCCCTGTGCATCATGAAGACTGTCAGACCCCCCGACACCCATCAGCCACTTACAGCCTGGCTGATCAACTTGAGGGTGGGTGTGAGTCTGGACGGAAAAGAAAGCCAGCGGGGCTGAAACCTGGCCAGTGAGAAACCAGACAGGTGGGGACAAGGCCCACGGCGATGGCTGACTTCACAGGTCAACCTGACGGTCTCGGCCGCTCGGATTCTTGACTAGACATTGTTTCCAGGTGTGTCTGTGGGGGTGTTTCACGTTTGAACTGGACGAGGCGGTGAAGCAGaggccctccccagtgtgggggCCTCATCCAGGCCACTGAGGCCCGACAGGAcggaaggtggaggaagggggttCACTCCTTTCTGTCCGACTGCAGAGCTGAACGCTGGCCTGGCGCCTGGAGCCCGAGATTCACACCATCGGCTCCCGGTCCACAGGCCTCTGGACTCGGGCTGAACGGCGCCAGCAGCTCCCCCGGCCTCCCACGTGCACAgaggccttcccagcctcctaACTGTGATCGCGGGAGCCCGTTCCCTGCCGTGTGTCTGTGCACACGGGGTGTCCCGGCTGCCCACGTCTCCTGTCGGTCCTGCTCCCCTCACACGCGGCCTCCCCTCACACCCAGTGAATGCGTCCCGTGGACACAACCGACTCGGAGGCCCGGGTGCCACCGTGACAGGCACACTGAGCTGTGTCCAGAGGGGCGCGGCCCTGCCCTCCATCGACGTCACCCCAGCAAGTCCCTTAGAGGGACAGGGACCGGCCTTACCTTTAGGTAACCTCCCTTCTGCGTgcagggccctggaggagggagaggcgggCAGAGTAAGAGTCCTTGGCAGTAGCAGGGAGGGccttcagggccaggcctgcccCCCCAGGTCCCTCCACGGGGGTTTCTGGGGGTTTCCTGTGCAGAGGTCACCATATAGATTCCTCAGATTCCACCCGCTGGCTGCAGCTGAGGGCCCAGGGCGGGCCCCTCCCCCAGGTCGCCAGCTGGAGGCGCCCTGGGCCGAGCTGTGCCCATCAGAGACGCTGGTAACCAGAGCGGACCCTTCAGCTGTCTTCTCTTTTGAAATTGTGATGTGAGTGTGGGAGACTCTTTTCCATGGTAACTGGTATTTCTTCCCTGacagtccttcctccttcctgaccCGCTCCCCCACCACAGTGAAGAGCAGGGTGACAGCAACAAACCCCTTGTTTTGAAAACTGACACATCCTGTGACAAGGGACTCCTGGAGCAGGGGTCACAGAGGAGAAGTTGAGAAAGAGAACCCCGAGCTCAGAGGCGGCTTGTCCCGCGCTCCGGGCCCAGCCCTGGGGATATTCGGCGTGTCAGGTGGTTGGCCCCCAGGAAGGAGCTGGGGACGCAAGGTCTAAGTGCAGGAGAGGGGTGAGGCCTGGAGACACACGGGAAACCGTTCTGAGAGCCCTGGGCACAGGAGGCCAGGGGCCTGCTGCTGGGGGTCCGGGGGAGACAGAGGGGAGGCCAGACAGGCcggaggagggagaggacaggCTGGCATAAGGCAGGTCAGAGCGGCAGGTCAGGGGCTGTCAGGCAGGGCCGGAGGCCAAGGGAAGGTGAAGGCAGATGGGGGTGAAATCAGCCGCGctggagtggggggggggggcagccgggagggaaggcaggcagagcgAGGCATGGAGCGAGGGGCTTGAGGCCTGATGCCTGCAACAGAGAGGGGCTGCCGGGACTCGGGAGGCCAAGGAAGGGCGCTCAGAAGGCAAACCCCATCCCCTTGGCACTTCTGGGGACCTGAAGGCCCAGGTGGCAGTGCTGGGTGACCGGAGAGAAGCCCAGGGCGCAGAGGGCGGGGCCGGAGGCTGAGCCATGGGTGTGGGCAGCTGGGCTGAGAGCCGCCTCCCCTAGGAAGGGCCTCCACAGGTGGccacccagggcagcaggggagaagggaggggcccAGAGAGCACCTGCACGGTGGGGAGGGTGGTACCCAATTTGGGTTGGATGCTGCCACCAGGCACGCCCATCAGCACCTGGTTTTAGTTCCACAGAACAACCTGATGGTTGGTGGCGCACATTCTCTCAAACcacagactgaggctcagagagggtctCAGGCCTGCCCACCGGACGCTTGTTCTGGTTTCTGCGTGGCTCTGGGGCAGTCTTGTGCATCTTCTACCTCACCGGCTCCGTGAGGACGCCAGACATCCCGATTCTGGAGCCTCCCCTGCGCCCTGATGCCAGGTGAGCACAGCTGGGGCTCGCTGCCGGGCAAGGCCGCCCCCACTCCGGTTTCACACGCAGGAGGGACTCTACGGCTGAGGCAGGACAAATGTGTCCCCGGAAGGTGCGGAAGGAGAGGGTCCCTGAGGGCCCCAGGGACAGGACACCCACTGTAGTTTGTATGACCTCAGGGTCCTTGAGGTTCAGGTGTTttgaggggagataattaggttttttatttatgtgtgtatttatgtatttaatggaggtactggggaccgaacccaggacctcgtgcgtgtaagtacgcgctctacccctgagctgtgccctccctcgAGGTTCAGGTTTTTAGCTGCAGGTTAAGGGCAGGTGCATGTCAGTAGGTGGAGAGGCTGCGAGGAGCAGGTGAGAGTTCAAATCAGTGCACATCCTCCTTCCCCAGAGACCGGAACTTGCGCACACAGTACAGCAGAAGATGGCAAATAAATCAGaatcagaggaggaagcagatggAGCGGGAGGCACGCTGGGGCACAGAACTCAGTCCTTACAGTCCTGTCTGTGGGCTGCAAGGACTGGAAGTCCGGCCCTAAAGCTCTCTGCGGCCAGAGCAGAAAGAACTAAAAGCAGTCCCCGCGCCTGCTGTGTCCATGGGGTAAGGAAACGCAGCTGTTCGGGAGACAGGAATTCTGAGACTTGGGggagctgcccccccccccaggaggaCAAGCTGAGATCACACTGCTCTTGGTGACTCAGGGGGACCAgactccctcctccacccccggGTCCCTGAGAACCCTACCTCACGGCTGCGTACAGAGCAGCATGGTTGCGGTGGCCGCTCACTCCCCCCGCGTCGAAAGTCACCACCTGCAGAGAAACCCAGGGTTTCACTCGGACCCAcggctttctctcctcctccaacTCCAGAGCAGCCGGGATGCGGCTGGGgtggagaggatggagaggagggcagggggcccCGACCCTTCTCCAGTTCCACCTTCATCTCTGCTGCCCAGCGAGCAGGCCACTGCCTGCCACTGCCGGCCGGGCTGGTAGTGCGAGCCGTTTCCGCGGGCGTCACGGTTCCC encodes the following:
- the PIGL gene encoding N-acetylglucosaminyl-phosphatidylinositol de-N-acetylase isoform X2; translation: MEVVGLLCLAAAVLAWGFVRVWDVWDLWERRKSQEQAGLLGGGTRSLLVIAHPDDEAMFFAPTILGLARLRHRVSLLCFSAGNYYNQGEIRKKELLQSCEVLGIPPSSVMIIDHRDFPDDPGVQWDTQRVADIILRHIEDNGINLVVTFDAGGVSGHRNHAALYAAVRALHAEGRLPKGKAGPCPSKGLAGVTSMEGRAAPLWTQLSVPVTVAPGPPSRLCPRDAFTGCEGRPRVRGAGPTGDVGSRDTPCAQTHGRERAPAITVRRLGRPLCTWEAGGAAGAVQPESRGLWTGSRWCESRAPGARPAFSSAVGQKGVNPLPPPSVLSGLSGLDEAPTLGRASASPPRPVQT
- the PIGL gene encoding N-acetylglucosaminyl-phosphatidylinositol de-N-acetylase isoform X1; this encodes MEVVGLLCLAAAVLAWGFVRVWDVWDLWERRKSQEQAGLLGGGTRSLLVIAHPDDEAMFFAPTILGLARLRHRVSLLCFSAGNYYNQGEIRKKELLQSCEVLGIPPSSVMIIDHRDFPDDPGVQWDTQRVADIILRHIEDNGINLVVTFDAGGVSGHRNHAALYAAVRALHAEGRLPKGHRAGGGGPGVPRPFTPPICDNGGPRAALAPWHHQATARAALPWPEPRGGWGLGRCAWEQLGPLPSPRRVLRAHAPVSEPAAQVPVPAGPALLPAARPACPLRAQPRRGGPGPESHVPPPQPAALVPPPLRALLPLHAYQLSALPLSLQGLSDPGTQEGAGASVGAGSPHCLETPARRCVLSSWPRWSTSRKNEPAGCPSLSCFLWEQNHNNRKQTHPRIVVATPLASHVYVVPGCPSGP